One Alteromonas sp. KC3 DNA segment encodes these proteins:
- the lysA gene encoding diaminopimelate decarboxylase, whose product MDYFAYSEGQLYAENVAVSDIAATHGTPVYIYSRATLERHWHAFNDAIGEHPHLVCYAVKANSNIGVLSVLAKLGSGFDIVSAGELARVIEAGGDAGKVVFSGVGKKHDEIRYALQQGIMCFNVESEPELHRINQVAGELGVKAPISLRINPDVDAKTHPYISTGLKANKFGIARERALATYELAASLPHLNVVGMDCHIGSQLTEIGPFVDALERLLVLIDELAERGIIIEHLDVGGGLGVTYNEEQPPHPKAYAQAMAEKMVGRENLKLILEPGRAIAANAGILVTEVEFIKEGEEKSFAIVDAAMNDLLRPALYSAWQKIIPVKQEATVTSRKYDVVGPVCETGDFIGKDRELAIEPTDLLAVRSAGAYGFVMASNYNSRCRPAEIMVDGDKAIVVRERENQKDLWKGEYKLP is encoded by the coding sequence GTGGATTACTTTGCCTATAGCGAAGGGCAGCTTTACGCTGAAAATGTGGCTGTTTCTGACATTGCTGCCACACACGGAACACCGGTATATATCTATTCTCGTGCAACGCTTGAACGCCATTGGCACGCATTTAATGACGCTATTGGTGAGCACCCGCATCTTGTCTGTTATGCTGTAAAGGCAAACTCAAATATTGGTGTTCTCAGTGTATTGGCCAAACTAGGTTCAGGTTTCGACATTGTTTCTGCCGGTGAACTTGCTCGCGTTATTGAAGCGGGTGGCGATGCAGGTAAAGTGGTTTTTTCAGGTGTAGGGAAAAAACATGACGAGATTCGTTACGCACTTCAACAAGGCATTATGTGCTTTAACGTAGAGTCTGAGCCTGAACTTCATCGAATTAACCAAGTTGCCGGTGAGCTTGGTGTTAAAGCCCCCATCTCGTTGCGCATAAATCCCGACGTTGACGCGAAAACGCATCCGTATATTTCAACGGGTCTTAAAGCCAATAAGTTTGGTATTGCGCGAGAACGCGCACTCGCGACTTACGAGCTGGCTGCGTCCCTACCGCACTTAAATGTGGTCGGTATGGATTGCCACATTGGTTCTCAGTTGACGGAAATTGGTCCTTTTGTAGATGCGCTAGAGCGTCTTCTGGTACTCATTGATGAACTTGCAGAACGCGGTATTATCATTGAGCATTTAGACGTGGGCGGTGGACTTGGTGTTACTTACAATGAAGAGCAACCACCTCATCCTAAAGCCTATGCACAAGCAATGGCTGAGAAAATGGTAGGCCGTGAGAATTTAAAGCTAATACTCGAGCCTGGTCGCGCCATTGCTGCAAACGCGGGCATTTTAGTCACCGAAGTTGAATTTATTAAAGAAGGCGAAGAGAAAAGCTTTGCTATTGTTGATGCTGCAATGAATGACTTGCTACGCCCAGCACTTTATTCAGCATGGCAAAAAATTATCCCTGTAAAACAAGAAGCCACCGTTACTTCACGTAAATACGATGTAGTAGGCCCAGTATGTGAAACGGGTGATTTTATTGGGAAAGACAGAGAGTTAGCCATTGAGCCCACCGATTTACTAGCGGTGCGTAGTGCCGGTGCTTATGGCTTTGTAATGGCCTCAAACTACAATAGCCGTTGCCGTCCCGCTGAGATTATGGTCGATGGTGACAAGGCAATTGTGGTACGAGAAAGAGAAAATCAAAAAGATCTCTGGAAAGGTGAGTACAAACTTCCGTAA
- the lptM gene encoding LPS translocon maturation chaperone LptM → MFKKSVIFLLTLTALGGCGYKGALYIPEAPVQNESAQPTSQTSTTSSERDNTVPASTSGELN, encoded by the coding sequence GTGTTTAAAAAATCGGTTATTTTTCTGTTAACGCTCACAGCTTTAGGTGGTTGTGGCTATAAGGGTGCCCTATACATTCCAGAGGCGCCTGTTCAAAACGAATCTGCTCAACCGACCTCGCAAACCTCAACAACATCATCAGAGCGCGATAACACCGTCCCTGCATCTACATCTGGAGAACTGAACTAG
- a CDS encoding MJ1255/VC2487 family glycosyltransferase, with protein sequence MKLLYGVQGTGNGHIARARIMAAALAHRDDIDVDFVFTGRAPEKYFDMDIFGDYRTFTGLSFITKGGKVDKLATLRNAKVGQFVKDVKAFDASGYDLLVNDFEPVTAWAAKRQAIPSISISHQAAFSYDVPKSGNTIFDTLLMKIFAPTQLQLGVHWYHFNQPIIPPFVSDKPALSPAKGHVLVYLPFEDIDDIQQMLEPLSDQEFHCFHPDMPEKREAGHIHWSPTSKNAFQKSLQHCSGVIANGGFELSSEALQLGKKLLIKPLHGQFEQLSNVLTLNQLDLCQTLFQLDTDIVEEWLEAPDNEAIAFPDDPNLLIDWLKKGDFSDTQSLCDALWKNVQYGDKTRERLLALAI encoded by the coding sequence ATGAAATTATTGTATGGCGTGCAAGGCACCGGTAACGGTCATATTGCGCGAGCACGAATTATGGCGGCAGCGTTGGCGCACCGCGACGATATTGATGTCGATTTTGTCTTTACTGGCCGTGCGCCAGAAAAGTACTTTGATATGGACATTTTTGGTGACTATCGCACCTTCACTGGGCTTAGCTTTATTACTAAAGGCGGCAAAGTTGATAAATTGGCCACGTTGCGCAATGCGAAAGTGGGGCAATTCGTTAAAGATGTCAAAGCGTTTGATGCCAGTGGTTATGATTTGCTTGTAAATGACTTTGAACCTGTCACCGCTTGGGCAGCGAAACGACAAGCTATACCTTCCATTTCTATCAGTCACCAAGCGGCATTTTCATACGATGTACCTAAAAGTGGAAATACCATTTTCGATACCCTACTTATGAAAATTTTCGCCCCTACACAACTTCAATTAGGGGTGCACTGGTATCATTTCAATCAGCCTATCATTCCGCCATTTGTGTCTGATAAACCAGCGCTTTCTCCGGCCAAAGGCCACGTGCTGGTATATTTGCCGTTTGAAGATATCGACGATATACAGCAGATGCTTGAGCCGTTAAGTGATCAAGAGTTTCACTGCTTTCATCCCGATATGCCTGAAAAACGAGAAGCGGGGCATATTCATTGGAGTCCAACGTCTAAAAACGCATTCCAAAAGTCACTGCAACATTGTAGTGGGGTTATCGCCAATGGTGGTTTTGAGCTATCCAGCGAAGCATTACAATTAGGAAAGAAGCTGTTAATCAAGCCGTTGCATGGCCAGTTTGAACAATTGTCGAATGTTCTTACGCTAAACCAGCTTGACCTATGCCAGACGTTGTTTCAACTGGACACAGACATTGTTGAAGAGTGGCTTGAAGCGCCAGATAATGAAGCCATCGCCTTTCCCGACGACCCAAATTTGCTAATTGATTGGCTTAAAAAAGGTGACTTCAGCGACACGCAAAGCCTGTGCGATGCACTATGGAAAAACGTGCAGTATGGCGATAAAACACGAGAACGATTATTGGCTCTTGCAATTTGA